The following are encoded in a window of Ricinus communis isolate WT05 ecotype wild-type chromosome 4, ASM1957865v1, whole genome shotgun sequence genomic DNA:
- the LOC8264657 gene encoding protein NPG1, translating into MVGSQSEEFGEYEEQTLVREVCANGICMKTTEVEAKLDEGNIQEAESSLREGLSLNFEEARALLGRLEYQRGNVEGALRVFDGIDLQAAIERLQPAFSDKQSSKKGRPRSDSQHAVSQHAASLVLEAIYLKAKSLQKLGRINDAAKECKSVLDAVEKIFHQGIPDAQVDNRLQDTVSQAVELLPELWKQVGCYDEAMSAYRRALLSQWNLDDECCARIQKGFAVFLLHSGVEAGPLSLAAHIDGSYVPKHNLEEAVLLLMILIRKSYLGKTKWDSSVVEHLTFALSLCSQTSILAKQLEEIMPGLFHRVDRWNTLALCYCGAGKHDVAINLLRKSLHKHERPDDLMALLLAAKICSEDSHLAAEGVGYAQRAISNSQGIDEHLKGVAIRMLGLCLGRQAKVSSSDFERSRLQSEALKSLDGAITFEPNNPDLVFDLGVQYAEQRNLNAALRFAKQFIDATGGSILKGWRLLALVLSAQQRFPEAEVVTDAALDETAKWEQGPLLRLKAKLKISQSLPMDAVETYRYLLALVQARRKSFGPLRSSSQAEDEKVNEFEVWQGLAGLYSRLSHWKDVEVCLGKARELKPYSAELLYTEGIMCEGRGQVQEAMCCYINALLLDPSYVPGKILIGALLSKMGPNALPVARSILSDALRIEPTNRMAWYYLGMVHRDDGRMADATDCFLAASMLEESDPIESFSTLR; encoded by the exons ATGGTAGGCAGCCAATCTGAAGAATTTGGTGAGTATGAAGAACAAACACTGGTCCGAGAAGTATGTGCAAATGGTATTTGCATGAAAACAACTGAAGTTGAAGCAAAGCTTGATGAGGGAAATATTCAAGAGGCTGAATCTTCTTTACGAGAGGGGTTATCTCTTAATTTTGAG GAAGCGAGAGCCCTTCTTGGAAGATTAGAATATCAAAGAGGTAACGTTGAAGGTGCCCTTCGTGTTTTTGATGGCATTGATCTCCAAGCAGCTATAGAAAGATTACAACCAGCCTTTTCTGACAAACAGTCTTCTAAGAAGGGTCGCCCTCGCAGTGATTCACAGCATGCAGTCTCGCAGCATGCTGCTAGCCTGGTTCTTGAAGCAATATACTTAAAAGCCAAATCTCTTCAGAAACTCGGAAGAATAAATG ATGCTGCAAAAGAATGTAAAAGCGTGCTTGATGCTGTGGAGAAAATTTTTCATCAGGGGATACCTGATGCACAAGTAGACAATAGATTGCAAGATACAGTTAGTCAAGCTGTAGAGCTACTTCCAGAGCTCTGGAAGCAGGTTGGTTGCTATGATGAAGCAATGTCTGCTTATAGGCGAGCTCTCCTTAGTCAATGGAACCTTGATGATGAGTGCTGTGCAAGAATTCAGAAAGGATTTGCAGTTTTCTTATTGCACAGTGGAGTAGAAGCTGGCCCGCTCAGTTTAGCTGCTCATATTGATGGTTCATATGTACCTAAACACAATCTGGAAGAGGCAGTTTTACTTTTGATGATTCTTATTAGGAAATCTTACCTTGGAAAAACAAAATGGGATTCATCAGTTGTGGAGCACCTAACATTTGCACTATCACTATGCAGCCAAACTTCGATTTTAGCAAAGCAGCTTGAAGAGATCATGCCTGGGTTATTTCATCGTGTTGACCGCTGGAATACTTTAGCTCTTTGTTACTGTGGAGCAGGAAAACATGATGTTGCTATAAACCTATTGAGGAAGTCTTTGCACAAACATGAACGCCCTGATGATCTCATGGCATTATTGTTGGCTGCCAAGATCTGCAGCGAAGATTCTCATCTTGCTGCAGAGGGTGTGGGATATGCACAAAGGGCAATCAGTAATTCTCAGGGGATTGATGAACATCTAAAAGGTGTGGCCATTCGCATGCTGGGTCTTTGTTTGGGAAGGCAAGCAAAAGTTTCTTCCTCTGATTTTGAAAGGTCTCGTCTTCAGTCTGAAGCATTAAAATCATTGGATGGTGCCATTACTTTTGAGCCAAATAATCCGGATCTGGTTTTTGACTTGGGAGTTCAATACGCAGAGCAACGGAATCTGAATGCAGCTTTACGATTTGCAAAGCAGTTCATTGATGCAACTGGTGGCTCCATATTAAAAGGTTGGAGATTGCTTGCACTGGTTTTGTCTGCTCAACAGCGATTCCCTGAGGCTGAGGTGGTCACTGATGCTGCATTGGATGAGACTGCAAAATGGGAGCAAGGACCATTGCTCAGGCTAAAAGCAAAATTGAAGATCTCCCAGTCACTGCCCATGGATGCTGTTGAAACTTATCGTTACCTCCTTGCATTGGTTCAAGCTCGAAGGAAATCTTTTGGTCCTCTCAGAAGTAGTTCTCAG GCTGAGGATGAAAAAGTCAATGAATTTGAAGTTTGGCAAGGTCTAGCTGGTCTATACTCTAGGCTTTCGCATTGGAAGGATGTGGAGGTCTGTCTTGGAAAAGCCAGAGAATTGAAACCGTACTCTGCAGAATTGCTTTACACAGAAG GCATAATGTGTGAAGGACGCGGACAAGTTCAAGAGGCTATGTGTTGTTACATCAATGCTCTGCTACTTGACCCATCTTATGTGCCTGGCAAAATATTGATTGGAGCCCTGTTGTCCAAGATGGGCCCCAATGCATTGCCAGTCGCAAGAAGCATACTATCAGATGCATTAAGGATTGAACCTACCAACCGAATGGCTTGGTATTACTTAGGAATGGTTCATAGAGATGATGGACGGATGGCTGATGCCACAGACTGCTTTCTGGCAGCCTCTATGCTTGAAGAATCCGATCCTATTGAAAGCTTCAGCACTCTTCGTTAA
- the LOC8264658 gene encoding phosphatidylinositol 4-kinase gamma 5 yields MSRKLDSPVQTQMAVAVFKSPLSGEYHGSRKMDGKQPAGRRRVFVQTETGCVLGMELDRGDNAHTVKRRLQLALNVPTEQSSLTFGDMVLNNDLSAVRNDSPLLLTRNYLHRSSSTPCLSPTGKDIQQRDQSALIEILGQSNSFAKMKHLVKDSVKAIKTGVDPIPVHSGLGGAYYFRNSRGESVAIVKPTDEEPFAPNNPKGFVGKALGQPGLKRSVRVGETGFREVAAYLLDCDHFANVPPTALVKITHSIFNINDGVNGNKPNKKKQVSKIASFQQFIPHDFDASDHGTSSFPVSAVHRIGILDIRIFNTDRHAGNLLVRKLDRVGRFGQVELIPIDHGLCLPETLEDPYFEWIHWPQASIPFSDDELEYIEKLDPVRDCDMLRRELPMIREACLRVLVLCTIFLKEAAAASLCLAEIGEMMSREFRAGEEEPSELEVVCMDAKRLIAEREVLSPRTDLGDDEFQFDIDCGEIDFDFTPKMTTEDYMIKTPFQFGSGVGNGRSPLSKLEESIEEEDEDEEEDRDEEDGKGGFSVLPMPERLPTMSKLSMSLKSTSLGEKKQKCQKFSGSKPENGYYANTSSGHRSANEQLPASVSFVELADMSDDEWTLFLEKFQELLYPAFNKRKSVTLGQRQRQRLGTSCQF; encoded by the coding sequence ATGTCTCGTAAGTTGGACAGCCCAGTTCAGACTCAGATGGCAGTGGCAGTCTTTAAGAGTCCGCTCAGCGGGGAATATCACGGGAGCAGGAAAATGGATGGGAAACAACCTGCTGGGAGGAGACGGGTTTTTGTGCAAACTGAGACTGGATGCGTCTTGGGGATGGAATTGGACCGCGGGGACAATGCCCATACAGTGAAAAGAAGGTTGCAGCTTGCTCTTAATGTCCCAACTGAGCAAAGCTCCTTGACTTTTGGGGATATGGTACTGAATAATGACCTTAGTGCTGTTCGTAATGATTCGCCTCTTCTTTTAACAAGGAACTATCTGCATAGAAGTTCATCTACTCCATGTCTTTCACCAACTGGCAAGGATATTCAGCAAAGGGATCAAAGTGCGCTTATTGAGATATTGGGACAGTCAAATAGCTTCGCTAAAATGAAACATTTGGTCAAGGATAGTGTGAAGGCTATCAAGACAGGGGTTGATCCCATTCCTGTTCATAGTGGGCTTGGAGGTGCATACTATTTTAGGAACAGCAGAGGTGAGAGTGTTGCCATTGTGAAGCCAACAGATGAAGAACCTTTTGCACCAAACAACCCAAAAGGCTTTGTTGGCAAAGCTCTTGGGCAACCAGGTTTGAAACGGTCTGTGCGAGTTGGGGAGACAGGGTTCAGAGAAGTTGCTGCTTATCTTCTTGACTGTGATCATTTTGCAAATGTGCCCCCTACAGCCTTGGTGAAGATCACTCACTCGATCTTCAATATCAATGATGGGGTAAATGGCAACAAACCTAACAAGAAGAAGCAGGTTAGCAAGATTGCATCTTTCCAACAGTTCATACCACATGATTTTGATGCGAGTGATCATGGGACATCCAGTTTTCCAGTTTCTGCTGTGCATCGTATTGGGATATTAGATATTAGGATCTTTAACACAGACAGACATGCTGGAAACCTTCTAGTGAGGAAGCTTGATCGTGTTGGGAGATTTGGGCAAGTAGAGCTGATTCCAATTGATCATGGTCTTTGCTTGCCGGAAACATTGGAGGATCCATATTTTGAGTGGATTCATTGGCCTCAGGCTTCGATACCATTCTCGGATGATGAGCTGGAGTATATAGAAAAACTGGATCCTGTTAGAGATTGTGATATGCTGCGGAGGGAGCTGCCTATGATTCGAGAGGCTTGTTTACGGGTGCTTGTTCTCTGTACAATTTTCCTCAAGGAAGCTGCTGCTGCTAGTCTCTGTCTTGCTGAAATTGGTGAGATGATGAGCAGGGAATTCCGTGCTGGTGAGGAGGAGCCCAGTGAACTTGAGGTTGTATGTATGGATGCAAAGAGGTTGATTGCAGAGAGGGAGGTGTTGTCTCCACGGACTGATTTGGGAGATGATGAATTTCAGTTTGACATAGACTGTGGTGAAATAGATTTTGATTTCACCCCGAAGATGACAACGGAagattatatgattaaaacACCTTTCCAATTTGGGTCTGGGGTGGGAAATGGCCGATCCCCTCTTTCAAAACTGGAGGAAAGCATAgaggaggaagatgaagaCGAAGAAGAAGACAGAGATGAGGAAGATGGGAAAGGGGGATTTTCTGTTTTGCCCATGCCTGAAAGGTTGCCAACTATGTCGAAGCTTTCAATGTCTCTGAAGAGTACCAGTTTAGGCGAGAAGAAACAGAAATGCCAAAAGTTCTCAGGATCAAAGCCTGAAAATGGATACTATGCCAATACATCATCTGGGCACAGGAGTGCTAATGAGCAGCTTCCTGCAAGCGTGAGCTTTGTGGAGCTAGCTGACATGAGTGATGATGAATGGACTCTGTTCTTAGAGAAGTTCCAGGAACTGCTGTATCCAGCATTCAATAAACGAAAATCTGTGACTCTAGGCCAGAGGCAGAGACAGAGGCTTGGTACCTCTTGCCAGTTTTGA
- the LOC8264659 gene encoding uncharacterized protein LOC8264659 isoform X1 — MPLLLLNNTLLLLFKFVLSILLSCCFPFMLLLSVLSLPFSCCFIFFWLISKIIVYAEMKAMTFMGRVLLGSSNCIDQSKVVSNYEESNSNKKTDRVIKDRQESVELNSWELPSLQESDEDDQEEEAEEDYVKVGAQTDGERFSSHEKDSWQILVLKSTNREERRPFHEVLSYWRRKEKGEEI, encoded by the exons atgcctcttcttcttctgaacAACACCCTTTTGCTACTATTTAAGTTCGTTCTCAGTATCTTGCTTTCTTGTTGCTTTCCTTTCATGCTATTGCTTTCTGTTTTAAGCCTACCATTCTCGTGTTGTTTTATATTCTTCTGGCTGATTTCTAAGATTATTGTTTATGCTGAAATGAAGGCTATGACATTTATGGGGAGAGTACTGCTCGGTAGTAGTAATTGTATTGATCAGTCAAAGGTTGTCTCTAATTATGAAGAAtcaaatagtaataaaaagaCTGATAGGGTAATCAAGGATAGGCAGGAGAGCGTTGAGTTAAATTCATGGGAACTTCCATCTTTGCAGGAGTCGGATGAAGATGATCAGGAGGAAGAAGCAGAAGAAGATTACGTCAAAGTTGGAGCTCAAACTGATGGAGAGAGATTTAGCAGCCATGAAAAGGATTCGTGGCAAATTCTGGTTCTCAAATCTACCAATAGAGAAGAAAGGAGACCG TTTCATGAAGTTTTGTCCTACTGGAGAAGGAAGGAGAAAGGAGAAGAAATATAA
- the LOC8264659 gene encoding uncharacterized protein LOC8264659 isoform X2 — protein MPLLLLNNTLLLLFKFVLSILLSCCFPFMLLLSVLSLPFSCCFIFFWLISKIIVYAEMKAMTFMGRVLLGSSNCIDQSKESDEDDQEEEAEEDYVKVGAQTDGERFSSHEKDSWQILVLKSTNREERRPVCVYIYINATCCLPMHAVKFYVCSE, from the exons atgcctcttcttcttctgaacAACACCCTTTTGCTACTATTTAAGTTCGTTCTCAGTATCTTGCTTTCTTGTTGCTTTCCTTTCATGCTATTGCTTTCTGTTTTAAGCCTACCATTCTCGTGTTGTTTTATATTCTTCTGGCTGATTTCTAAGATTATTGTTTATGCTGAAATGAAGGCTATGACATTTATGGGGAGAGTACTGCTCGGTAGTAGTAATTGTATTGATCAGTCAAAG GAGTCGGATGAAGATGATCAGGAGGAAGAAGCAGAAGAAGATTACGTCAAAGTTGGAGCTCAAACTGATGGAGAGAGATTTAGCAGCCATGAAAAGGATTCGTGGCAAATTCTGGTTCTCAAATCTACCAATAGAGAAGAAAGGAGACCGGTGTGTGTGTATATCTATATCAATGCCACTTGCTGTTTGCCTATGCATGCAGTTAAATTCTATGTGTGTAGTGAGTAG